In one window of Azotobacter salinestris DNA:
- a CDS encoding MFS family transporter: MTMQSSPELYAPADLAANRPDEAAATTAREPEYTAAERRQRIFAIVGASSGNLVEWFDFYVYAFCAIYFAPAFFPAADPTVQLLNTAGVFAAGFLMRPIGGWLFGRIADKHGRKTSMLISVLMMCAGSLAIAFLPTYESIGLAAPALLLLCRLFQGLSVGGEYGTTATYMSEVALKGRRGFFGSFQYVTLIGGQLLAVLVVVILQGLLSTEELRAWGWRIPFVIGAVAAVIALLLRNSLEETSSAETRANKEAGSLAGLFKHHKAAFITVLGYTAGGSLIFYTFTTYMQKYLVNSVGMDAKTASGIMTFALFCYMLMQPLFGTLSDRIGRRASMLWFGALGALCTLPILMTLKSVDSPVLAGLLIVLALAIVSFYTSISGLVKAEMFPPEVRALGVGLSYAIANALFGGTAEYVALGLKSIGHEEAFYWYVSGMLAIGFLFSLRLPKQAAYLHHER; this comes from the coding sequence ATGACAATGCAGAGCAGTCCCGAGCTGTACGCCCCTGCCGACCTTGCCGCCAACCGTCCCGACGAAGCCGCAGCCACGACTGCCCGGGAGCCCGAATACACGGCCGCCGAGCGCCGCCAGCGGATCTTCGCCATCGTCGGCGCCTCCTCCGGCAACCTGGTGGAGTGGTTCGACTTCTACGTCTACGCCTTCTGCGCCATCTACTTCGCCCCGGCCTTCTTCCCGGCGGCCGACCCCACCGTCCAGCTGCTGAATACCGCCGGGGTGTTCGCCGCCGGCTTCCTGATGCGCCCGATCGGCGGCTGGCTGTTCGGCCGGATCGCCGACAAGCACGGCCGCAAGACCTCGATGCTGATCTCGGTGCTGATGATGTGCGCCGGCTCGCTGGCCATCGCCTTCCTGCCCACCTACGAGAGCATCGGCCTCGCCGCGCCGGCCCTGCTGCTGCTCTGCCGCCTGTTCCAGGGGCTGTCGGTCGGCGGCGAGTACGGCACCACCGCGACCTACATGAGCGAGGTGGCGCTCAAGGGCCGCCGCGGCTTCTTCGGCTCCTTCCAGTACGTCACCCTGATCGGCGGCCAGTTGCTGGCGGTGCTGGTGGTGGTGATCCTGCAGGGCCTGCTCAGCACCGAGGAACTGCGTGCCTGGGGCTGGCGGATCCCCTTCGTGATCGGCGCCGTGGCGGCGGTGATCGCCCTGCTGCTGCGCAACTCGCTGGAGGAAACCAGCAGCGCCGAAACCCGCGCCAACAAGGAGGCCGGCAGCCTGGCGGGGCTGTTCAAGCACCACAAGGCCGCCTTCATCACCGTGCTCGGCTACACCGCCGGCGGCTCGCTGATCTTCTATACCTTCACCACCTACATGCAGAAGTATCTGGTCAACTCGGTGGGCATGGACGCCAAGACCGCCAGCGGCATCATGACCTTCGCGCTGTTCTGCTACATGCTGATGCAGCCGCTGTTCGGCACGCTGTCCGACCGCATCGGCCGGCGCGCCTCGATGCTCTGGTTCGGCGCCCTGGGGGCACTCTGCACCCTGCCGATCCTGATGACCCTCAAAAGCGTCGACAGCCCCGTCCTGGCCGGCCTGCTGATCGTCCTGGCGCTGGCCATCGTCAGTTTCTACACCTCCATCAGCGGCCTGGTGAAGGCCGAGATGTTCCCGCCGGAGGTGCGCGCCCTGGGTGTCGGCCTGTCCTACGCCATCGCCAACGCCCTGTTCGGCGGCACCGCCGAATACGTGGCGCTCGGCCTGAAGTCGATCGGCCACGAGGAGGCCTTCTACTGGTATGTCTCGGGCATGCTGGCGATCGGCTTCCTCTTCAGCCTGCGCCTGCCGAAGCAGGCGGCCTACCTGCACCACGAGCGCTGA
- a CDS encoding TRAP transporter permease — MSESQGMSASPSQWPRALFYVALLFSTYQIITAAFHPVTSQVLRAGHVGFLLLLVFLCYPARGTGRPFQPLAWLLGLGGMATFAYQWIFEADLIQRSGDLNTTDMAIGLLLIALVFEAARRVMGIALPLICGLFLAYALLGEYLPGDLAHRGYGLDQVVNQLAFGTEGLYGTPTYVSATYIFLFILFGAFLEQAGMIRLFTDFAMGLFGHKLGGPAKVSVFSSALMGTITGSGVANVVTTGQFTIPLMKRFGYKAGFAGGVEATASMGSQLMPPVMGAVAFIMAETINVPFVEVAKAALIPALLYFGSVFWMVHLEAKRAGLKGLPKEQCPDPWAAVKERWFLLIPLGVLIALLFSGRTPMFSGTVGLALTAIVILGSAIILRVSSFGLRLAFWIALGVLCAGFFQLGIGVVFAVIGLLVAACWFVKGGRDTLRVCVDALVEGARHAVPVGIACALVGVIIGVVSLTGVASTFAGYILAIGQDNLFLSLVLTMITCLVLGMGIPTIPNYIITSSIAAPALLDLGVPLIVSHMFVFYFGILADLTPPVALAAFAAAPIAGEKGLKISLWAVRIAVAGFVVPFIAVYSPALMLQGDSLAATAYVALKAMFAIGLWGVASIGYLREPLAWWERLPAFAAGACLILALPVTDELGFGLGALVLGVHLWRTRQPAVVGA, encoded by the coding sequence ATGAGCGAAAGCCAAGGGATGAGCGCCAGCCCGAGCCAGTGGCCGCGGGCGCTGTTCTATGTCGCCCTGCTGTTTTCCACCTACCAGATCATCACCGCCGCCTTCCATCCGGTGACCAGCCAGGTGCTGCGCGCCGGCCACGTCGGCTTCCTGCTGCTGCTGGTGTTCCTCTGCTACCCGGCGCGCGGCACCGGCCGTCCGTTCCAGCCGCTGGCCTGGCTGCTCGGCCTGGGCGGCATGGCCACCTTCGCCTACCAGTGGATCTTCGAGGCCGACCTGATCCAGCGCTCCGGCGACCTGAACACGACCGACATGGCCATCGGCCTGTTGCTGATCGCCCTGGTGTTCGAGGCGGCGCGGCGGGTCATGGGCATCGCCCTGCCGCTGATCTGCGGTCTGTTCCTCGCCTATGCGCTGCTGGGCGAATACCTGCCGGGCGACCTAGCCCACCGCGGCTACGGCCTCGACCAGGTGGTCAACCAGCTGGCCTTCGGCACCGAGGGCCTGTACGGCACGCCGACCTACGTCTCGGCCACCTACATCTTCCTGTTCATCCTGTTCGGCGCCTTCCTCGAGCAGGCCGGGATGATCAGGCTGTTCACCGACTTCGCCATGGGCCTGTTCGGCCACAAGCTCGGCGGCCCGGCCAAGGTTTCGGTGTTCTCCTCGGCGCTGATGGGCACCATCACCGGCTCCGGGGTGGCCAACGTGGTCACCACCGGCCAGTTCACCATCCCGCTGATGAAGCGCTTCGGCTACAAGGCCGGCTTCGCCGGCGGCGTCGAGGCCACCGCCAGCATGGGCAGCCAGTTGATGCCGCCGGTGATGGGCGCGGTGGCCTTCATCATGGCCGAGACCATCAACGTACCCTTCGTCGAGGTGGCCAAGGCGGCGCTGATCCCGGCGCTGCTGTACTTCGGCTCGGTGTTCTGGATGGTTCACCTGGAGGCCAAGCGCGCCGGCCTCAAGGGCCTGCCCAAGGAGCAGTGCCCGGACCCTTGGGCGGCGGTCAAGGAGCGCTGGTTCCTGCTGATCCCGCTGGGTGTGCTGATCGCCCTGCTGTTCTCGGGGCGCACGCCGATGTTCTCCGGCACCGTCGGCCTGGCGCTGACCGCCATCGTCATCCTCGGCTCGGCGATCATCCTCCGGGTGTCCTCGTTCGGCCTGCGCCTGGCCTTCTGGATCGCCCTCGGCGTGCTCTGCGCCGGTTTCTTCCAGCTCGGCATCGGCGTGGTGTTCGCGGTCATCGGCCTGCTGGTGGCGGCCTGCTGGTTCGTCAAGGGCGGCCGCGACACCCTGCGGGTGTGCGTCGACGCGCTGGTCGAGGGCGCGCGCCACGCGGTGCCGGTGGGCATCGCCTGCGCCCTGGTCGGGGTGATCATCGGCGTGGTGTCGCTGACCGGGGTGGCCTCCACCTTCGCCGGCTACATCCTCGCCATCGGCCAGGACAACCTGTTCCTCTCCCTGGTGCTGACCATGATCACCTGCCTGGTGCTGGGCATGGGCATCCCGACCATTCCCAACTACATCATCACCAGCTCGATCGCAGCTCCCGCGTTGCTCGACCTCGGCGTGCCGCTGATCGTCTCGCACATGTTCGTCTTCTACTTCGGCATCCTCGCCGACCTCACCCCGCCGGTGGCCCTGGCCGCCTTCGCCGCGGCGCCGATCGCCGGCGAGAAAGGCCTGAAGATCAGCCTGTGGGCGGTGCGCATCGCGGTGGCCGGCTTCGTCGTGCCCTTCATCGCGGTGTACAGCCCGGCGCTGATGCTGCAGGGCGACAGCCTGGCGGCCACTGCCTATGTCGCGCTCAAGGCGATGTTCGCCATTGGCCTGTGGGGCGTGGCCTCGATCGGCTACCTGCGCGAGCCGCTGGCCTGGTGGGAGCGCCTGCCGGCCTTCGCTGCCGGCGCCTGCCTGATCCTCGCCCTGCCGGTGACCGACGAGCTGGGCTTCGGCCTAGGTGCGCTGGTGCTCGGCGTGCATCTCTGGCGCACCCGCCAGCCGGCGGTGGTCGGCGCATGA
- a CDS encoding TAXI family TRAP transporter solute-binding subunit — MKLSKRFGLFAAAAAFTASTAVLAAPTFINILTGGTSGVYYPIGVALSQLYGSGIEGAKTSVQATKASVENLNLLQAGRGELAFALGDSVADAWNGVEDAGFKAPLKNLRAIAGTYNNYIQVVASADSGIKTLADLKGKRISVGAPKSGTELNARAIFKAAGMSYQDLGKVEFLPYAESVELIKNRQLDATLQSSGLGMAAIRDLATTMPVTFVAIPAEVVEKIGSPAYQAGTIPAGTYEGQKEDVPTVAITNILVSHAKVSDEVAYQMTKLMFDNLGRLATAHSAAKEIKLETATRNLPIPLHPGAERFYREAGVLQ, encoded by the coding sequence ATGAAACTGAGCAAGCGCTTTGGCCTGTTCGCCGCTGCCGCGGCCTTCACTGCCAGCACCGCGGTCCTTGCCGCGCCCACCTTCATCAACATCCTCACCGGCGGCACCAGCGGGGTGTACTACCCGATCGGCGTGGCCCTGTCGCAGCTGTACGGCAGCGGCATCGAGGGCGCCAAGACTTCGGTGCAGGCGACCAAGGCCTCGGTGGAGAACCTCAACCTGCTGCAGGCCGGCCGCGGCGAGCTGGCCTTCGCCCTCGGCGATTCGGTGGCCGACGCCTGGAACGGCGTGGAGGACGCCGGCTTCAAGGCGCCGCTGAAGAACCTGCGGGCCATCGCCGGCACCTACAACAACTACATCCAGGTGGTCGCCAGCGCCGACTCCGGGATCAAGACCCTGGCGGACCTCAAGGGCAAGCGCATCTCGGTCGGCGCGCCGAAGTCCGGCACCGAACTCAACGCCCGGGCCATCTTCAAAGCCGCCGGCATGTCCTACCAGGACCTGGGCAAGGTCGAGTTCCTGCCCTACGCCGAGTCGGTGGAGCTGATCAAGAACCGCCAGCTCGACGCCACCCTGCAATCCTCGGGCCTGGGCATGGCGGCGATCCGCGACCTGGCCACCACCATGCCGGTGACCTTCGTCGCCATCCCTGCCGAGGTGGTGGAGAAGATCGGCAGCCCCGCCTATCAGGCCGGCACCATTCCGGCCGGCACCTACGAGGGCCAGAAGGAAGACGTGCCCACCGTGGCCATCACCAATATCCTGGTCAGCCATGCCAAAGTATCCGACGAGGTGGCCTACCAGATGACCAAGCTGATGTTCGACAACCTCGGACGCCTGGCCACCGCGCACTCCGCGGCCAAGGAGATCAAGCTGGAAACCGCCACCCGGAACCTGCCGATCCCGCTGCATCCGGGGGCCGAGCGCTTCTACAGGGAAGCCGGCGTTCTCCAGTAA
- a CDS encoding sigma-54-dependent transcriptional regulator produces the protein MTQQILFIDDEAPIREAVQQWLELSGLAVRTCARAEEALALLDADFPGVVVSDVRMPGMDGLALLERLKALDTELPVIMVTGHGDVPMAVTAMQQGAYDFIEKPFTPERLLGSLQRALEMRRLVCENRALRRQVAQRDRIEGRLLGVSPAMEELCRQVLELAPTAVNVLIRGETGSGKECVARCLHAFGPRAGKAFVALNCAAIPEQLFESELFGHESGAFTGAQGRRIGRIEHADGGTLFLDEIESLPLAQQAKLLRVLQEKTLERLGSNRSIAVDLRVIGAVKPDLVAEVRAGRFREDLLYRLNVAELHIPPLRERREDIPLLFEHFALAAAERHGREPRPLSAAELARLLAHDWPGNVRELANAAERHVLGLGDRAGAAAPQSLAAQLEAFEAQCLRQALQQCRGNIAEVMERLQLPRRTLNEKMQRHGLSRSEFLPADGQE, from the coding sequence ATGACGCAACAGATTCTCTTCATCGACGACGAAGCGCCGATCCGCGAGGCGGTGCAGCAGTGGCTGGAGCTGTCCGGCCTGGCGGTGCGCACCTGCGCCCGTGCCGAGGAGGCGCTGGCGCTGCTCGACGCCGACTTTCCCGGCGTGGTGGTCAGCGACGTGCGCATGCCCGGCATGGACGGCCTGGCCCTGCTCGAGCGCCTCAAGGCGCTGGACACCGAGCTGCCGGTGATCATGGTCACCGGGCACGGCGACGTGCCCATGGCGGTGACGGCGATGCAGCAGGGCGCCTACGACTTCATCGAGAAGCCCTTCACCCCCGAGCGCCTGCTCGGCAGCCTGCAGCGTGCCCTGGAGATGCGCCGGCTGGTCTGCGAGAACCGCGCGCTGCGCCGCCAGGTGGCGCAGCGCGACCGCATCGAGGGCCGCCTGCTCGGCGTGTCGCCGGCCATGGAGGAGCTGTGCCGGCAGGTCCTCGAGCTGGCGCCGACCGCAGTCAACGTGCTGATCCGCGGCGAGACCGGCAGCGGCAAGGAGTGCGTGGCGCGCTGCCTGCACGCCTTCGGTCCGCGCGCCGGCAAGGCCTTCGTCGCGCTCAACTGCGCGGCGATTCCCGAGCAGCTGTTCGAGAGCGAGCTGTTCGGCCACGAGAGCGGCGCCTTCACCGGCGCCCAGGGCCGGCGCATCGGCCGTATCGAGCACGCCGACGGCGGCACCCTGTTCCTCGACGAGATCGAGAGCCTGCCGCTGGCGCAGCAGGCCAAGCTGCTGCGCGTGCTGCAGGAGAAGACGCTGGAGCGCCTCGGCTCCAACCGCAGCATCGCCGTCGACCTGCGGGTGATCGGCGCGGTCAAGCCGGATCTGGTCGCCGAGGTGCGCGCCGGGCGCTTCCGCGAGGACCTGCTGTACCGCCTCAATGTCGCCGAGCTGCACATCCCGCCGCTGCGCGAGCGGCGCGAGGACATTCCGCTGCTGTTCGAGCACTTCGCCCTCGCTGCGGCCGAACGCCACGGCCGCGAGCCGCGCCCGCTGTCGGCCGCCGAGCTGGCCCGGCTGCTGGCCCACGACTGGCCGGGCAACGTGCGCGAGCTGGCCAACGCCGCCGAGCGCCACGTCCTCGGCCTGGGCGACAGGGCAGGGGCCGCGGCGCCGCAGTCGCTGGCCGCGCAGCTGGAGGCCTTCGAGGCCCAGTGCCTGCGCCAGGCCCTGCAGCAGTGCCGCGGCAACATCGCCGAGGTCATGGAGCGCCTGCAACTGCCGCGGCGCACCCTCAACGAGAAGATGCAGCGCCATGGCCTGAGCCGCAGCGAGTTCCTGCCGGCCGACGGCCAGGAGTGA